From a region of the Eriocheir sinensis breed Jianghai 21 chromosome 25, ASM2467909v1, whole genome shotgun sequence genome:
- the LOC127003633 gene encoding histidine-rich glycoprotein-like encodes MAARRHSTGHDSLPMHTHHHGHHDAADHEGHEGHGHSSRREYLSPPEDRRKETHLSPHRYHHSHSRRSPHRHPSLRSSRSPFRQHHCPHCHKHKGSNSPREDRSPSDRHNQDDRHSQNGRRSPSRRLSSTVHPDAAARHGQGHRRGSTDSHQSRKK; translated from the coding sequence ATGGCTGCCCGACGCCACTCCACCGGCCATGACAGCCTCCCGATGCACACTCATCACCACGGCCACCACGACGCAGCAGATCACGAGGGTCACGAAGGTCACGGTCACTCCAGCCGGCGGGAGTACTTGAGCCCGCCTGAGGACCGCCGCAAGGAGACGCACCTCAGCCCGCACCGCTACCACCACTCACACTCCCGCCGCAGCCCCCACCGGCACCCCAGCCTCCGTAGCAGCCGCAGCCCCTTCAGGCAACACCACTGCCCGCACTGCCACAAGCACAAGGGAAGCAACAGCCCTAGGGAGGATCGCAGCCCCAGTGACCGCCACAATCAAGATGACCGCCACAGCCAGAACGGCCGCCGCAGCCCGAGTCGGCGTCTTAGTTCGACTGTCCACCCCGACGCTGCTGCCCGCCACGGTCAAGGCCACAGGCGGGGCAGCACAGACAGCCACCAAAGCAGGAAAAAGTAG
- the LOC127003634 gene encoding histone-lysine N-methyltransferase SUV39H2-like, with product MMGNLLKKETGDKCDDKTFPVPSLNASDLPLLPSHTPDHSDIPGKTSGVAGITPPASEVGSDEILARNLENTCGGMKRKTRASESPQKSKRPKRSLIDSYLIKDESVSKKTKEEEDEEEEEFEVESIIDFKKTQRDRYYKYLRQLLEDKLTKELRSKRDVQMAELRKWERKINTICSDPAKLCVENTVDLELPPMDFKYINECLCNKRCSCGPNCSNRVVQKGRNISLCIFRTANGRGWGVKAMENIKKDSLVTEYVGEVISSEEAERRGKIYDAQNCTYLFDLDYNKGDQNPYTVDAAKCGNVSHFINHSLQWTWWLWVPSE from the exons ATGATGGGGAACCTGTTAAAGAAGGAAACAGGTGACAAATGTGACGACAAGACCTTCCCAGTTCCTTCACTGAATGCATCAGACCTTCCTCTGCTCCCCAGCCACACCCCAGACCACTCAG ACATTCCGGGGAAGACCAGTGGTGTGGCGGGCATCACTCCGCCGGCCTCTGAGGTGGGCAGCGACGAGATCTTGGCCAGGAATCTTGAGAACACATGCGGCGGGATGAAGCGGAAGACCAGAGCCTCCGAGTCACCCCAGAAGAGCAAGAGGCCAAAGAGAAGTTTGATAGACTCCTACCTAATAAAAGATGAGAGTGTTTCTAAgaagactaaggaggaggaggacgaggaagaagaggagtttgAGGTGGAGAGTATAATTGACTTCAAGAAGACACAG AGGGACCGTTACTACAAGTACCTGAGGCAGCTGCTGGAGGATAAGCTGACGAAGGAGCTGAGGAGTAAGCGCGACGTCCAGATGGCGGAGCTACGCAAGTGGGAGCGGAAGATCAACACCATCTGCTCCGACCCGGCCAAGCTGTGCGTGGAGAACACCGTTGACCTGGAGCTGCCGCCTATGGATTTCAAGTACATCAACGAGTGCTTG TGCAACAAGCGGTGTTCCTGCGGCCCCAACTGCTCCAATAGGGTGGTGCAGAAAGGCCGCAACATCAGCCTCTGCATCTTCCGCACTGCCAATGGCCGGGGCTGGGGCGTGAAGGCCATGGAGAACATCAAGAAGGACTCCCTCGTGACGGAATATGTCGGGGAAGTCATATCATCAGAAGAGgctgagaggagagggaagatttATG ATGCTCAGAACTGTACCTATTTATTTGACCTTGACTACAATAAGGGGGACCAGAACCCTTACACAGTGGATGCTGCAAAGTGTGGCAATGTCTCCCACTTCATCAACCACTCT CTTCAGTGGACATGGTGGTTGTGGGTTCCCTCAGAGTAA
- the LOC127003407 gene encoding uncharacterized protein LOC127003407 isoform X2: MSGQEMPKDDHKENPAESSPPTKKSTIRNIFKSFPTPSIKNIKGFHQAHGAKGSAGGTSTSRTEESIPSGGSRTVGLSDDKPDAESNLKMLKREEGGEKGGGECAVDSPLNTDITPTLLNQGGGEQEDATASQRNFGSSSTISSQEEREGAGASQHTFDCNSELLNRGEEEGEKGRGDREGETAASQPNSATQEENDLPPTTLKDDEKRDKTSETRTTEDTLVEPVTHSFSFRLSEPPIDPEPQPDSSSESHALTTSTTTPSLNQTHPAAGKPRTKSKKQKGLSSARDGKDSDSSVCSRKRSSKGKTKIKSKFAPGSLEYIEERLRGRIFSGWVEERQWVESVGGYRDVIEVDEWEVEMNQQLQTIISSIPGVQDGTRWINITPPDKSPYYRLWVLLEAPPTPGHYWYTVTGTRVQPQFGLMISVKEIRSIHPYDGELAEARRKRMKKKAKGGAQSELESVSEVLQDFADQFTSLRPATILSTITSAISLSNIKETIRFITVLLMTLVIGLVTFLRESHVVGLRFVREAGIFVHNATPFLQTVLGFFEKIVGGLYLLVAMVYRDFRRPSVPPPRFPPPPPPSLTSSPPRPATGPRAIQYVSPERWVVKTPNNDFT, encoded by the exons atgtcagggcaggagATGCCAAAGGATGACCATAAAGAAAATCCTGCAGAGTCGTCACCCCCCACTAAGAAAAGCACCATCCGCAACATCTTCAAGAGCTTTCCGACACCCTCGATAAAAAATATTAAAGGCTTCCACCAGGCGCATGGGGCAAAAGGGTCTGCGGGAGGAACAAGTACGAGCAGAACTGAAGAAAGCATACCAAGTGGAGGCTCGCGGACTGTAGGACTCTCTGATGACAAACCTGACGCCGAAAGCAACTTAAAAATGCTCAagcgagaagagggaggagaaaaaggaggaggtgaatgtgCAGTAGACAGTCCACTTAACACTGATATTACCCCAACATTACTtaaccaaggaggaggagaacaagaag atgcaACAGCCAGTCAGCGTAACTTTGGTAGTAGCTCAACAATATCTagtcaagaagaaagagaaggtgcaGGAGCCAGTCAGCATACCTTCGATTGTAACTCAGAATTGCtcaatagaggagaggaggaaggagaaaaaggaagaggagatagagaaggagaaacagcagCCAGTCAACCAAACTCAGCCACCCAAGAGGAAAACGATCTTCCACCAACCACTTTAAAAGACGACGAAAAACGAGACAAAACTTCAGAAACCAGAACTACTGAGGACACCCTTGTTGAGCCTGTcacccactccttctccttccgtctGAGTGAGCCACCTATCGACCCAGAGCCACAGCCAGACTCCAGCAGTGAATCTCATGCactaaccacctccaccaccacaccgagCCTAAACCAGACCCACCCGGCAGCCGGCAAGCCCAGGACCAAGAGCAAAAAGCAGAAGGGTCTTAGCAGCGCAAGAGATGGCAAGGATTCTGACTCCTCCGTGTGCTCAAGAAAAAGATCGTCGAAGGGTAAAACGAAGATTAAGTCAAAATTCGCTCCTGGAAGTCTCGAGTACATTGAGGAACGACTGCGCGGAAGGATATTCTCTGGGTGGGTGGAGGAGCGGCAGTGGGTGGAGAGTGTGGGCGGCTACAGGGATGTGATCGAGGTGGATGAGTGGGAGGTGGAGATGAACCAGCAGCTCCAGACCATTATCTCCAGCATCCCAGGCGTGCAGGACGGGACCAGGTGGATCAACATAACAC CACCCGACAAGAGCCCTTACTACCGCCTGTGGGTGCTGCTGGAGGCGCCGCCCACCCCCGGCCACTACTGGTACACCGTCACAGGCACCAGGGTACAGCCTCAATTTGGCCTCATGATCTCGGTGAAGGAAATCAG GAGCATTCATCCTTACGACGGCGAACTGGCCGAGGCGAGACGAAAACGGATGAAGAAAAAGGCCAAGGGTGGAGCGCAGAGTGAGCTGGAGAGTGTGAGTGAGGTGCTGCAGGACTTTGCGGACCAGTTCACCAGCCTCAGACCTGCCACCATCCTCTCCACCATCACGTCTGCGATAAGTCTCTCCAACATCAAGGAAACTATCAG ATTCATCACCGTGCTGctcatgaccctggtgataggcTTGGTGACATTTCTCCGGGAGTCACATGTGGTTGGCTTGCGGTTTGTCAGGGAGGCGGGAATCTTCGTCCACAATGCAACACCATTTCTGCAGACCGTGTTGGGATTTTTCGAGAAGATTGTCGGTGGTCTTTACCTCCTGGTGGCAATGGTGTACCGGGACTTCCGGCGCCCCAGTGTTCCCCCGCCCAGgtttcccccacctcctccaccttccctcacctcaagTCCACCGAGACCCGCCACTGGACCTAGGGCAATCCAGTATGTCTCCCCTGAGCGCTGGGTCGTCAAAACACCGAACAATGACTTTACATAA
- the LOC127003407 gene encoding uncharacterized protein LOC127003407 isoform X1, with the protein MSGQEMPKDDHKENPAESSPPTKKSTIRNIFKSFPTPSIKNIKGFHQAHGAKGSAGGTSTSRTEESIPSGGSRTVGLSDDKPDAESNLKMLKREEGGEKGGGECAVDSPLNTDITPTLLNQGGGEQEGAAASQHKFDRGPTLPIKRGEEGDATASQRNFGSSSTISSQEEREGAGASQHTFDCNSELLNRGEEEGEKGRGDREGETAASQPNSATQEENDLPPTTLKDDEKRDKTSETRTTEDTLVEPVTHSFSFRLSEPPIDPEPQPDSSSESHALTTSTTTPSLNQTHPAAGKPRTKSKKQKGLSSARDGKDSDSSVCSRKRSSKGKTKIKSKFAPGSLEYIEERLRGRIFSGWVEERQWVESVGGYRDVIEVDEWEVEMNQQLQTIISSIPGVQDGTRWINITPPDKSPYYRLWVLLEAPPTPGHYWYTVTGTRVQPQFGLMISVKEIRSIHPYDGELAEARRKRMKKKAKGGAQSELESVSEVLQDFADQFTSLRPATILSTITSAISLSNIKETIRFITVLLMTLVIGLVTFLRESHVVGLRFVREAGIFVHNATPFLQTVLGFFEKIVGGLYLLVAMVYRDFRRPSVPPPRFPPPPPPSLTSSPPRPATGPRAIQYVSPERWVVKTPNNDFT; encoded by the exons atgtcagggcaggagATGCCAAAGGATGACCATAAAGAAAATCCTGCAGAGTCGTCACCCCCCACTAAGAAAAGCACCATCCGCAACATCTTCAAGAGCTTTCCGACACCCTCGATAAAAAATATTAAAGGCTTCCACCAGGCGCATGGGGCAAAAGGGTCTGCGGGAGGAACAAGTACGAGCAGAACTGAAGAAAGCATACCAAGTGGAGGCTCGCGGACTGTAGGACTCTCTGATGACAAACCTGACGCCGAAAGCAACTTAAAAATGCTCAagcgagaagagggaggagaaaaaggaggaggtgaatgtgCAGTAGACAGTCCACTTAACACTGATATTACCCCAACATTACTtaaccaaggaggaggagaacaagaaggtgCAGCAGCCAGTCAGCATAAATTTGATCGTGGCCCAACATTGCCTatcaagagaggagaagaaggagatgcaACAGCCAGTCAGCGTAACTTTGGTAGTAGCTCAACAATATCTagtcaagaagaaagagaaggtgcaGGAGCCAGTCAGCATACCTTCGATTGTAACTCAGAATTGCtcaatagaggagaggaggaaggagaaaaaggaagaggagatagagaaggagaaacagcagCCAGTCAACCAAACTCAGCCACCCAAGAGGAAAACGATCTTCCACCAACCACTTTAAAAGACGACGAAAAACGAGACAAAACTTCAGAAACCAGAACTACTGAGGACACCCTTGTTGAGCCTGTcacccactccttctccttccgtctGAGTGAGCCACCTATCGACCCAGAGCCACAGCCAGACTCCAGCAGTGAATCTCATGCactaaccacctccaccaccacaccgagCCTAAACCAGACCCACCCGGCAGCCGGCAAGCCCAGGACCAAGAGCAAAAAGCAGAAGGGTCTTAGCAGCGCAAGAGATGGCAAGGATTCTGACTCCTCCGTGTGCTCAAGAAAAAGATCGTCGAAGGGTAAAACGAAGATTAAGTCAAAATTCGCTCCTGGAAGTCTCGAGTACATTGAGGAACGACTGCGCGGAAGGATATTCTCTGGGTGGGTGGAGGAGCGGCAGTGGGTGGAGAGTGTGGGCGGCTACAGGGATGTGATCGAGGTGGATGAGTGGGAGGTGGAGATGAACCAGCAGCTCCAGACCATTATCTCCAGCATCCCAGGCGTGCAGGACGGGACCAGGTGGATCAACATAACAC CACCCGACAAGAGCCCTTACTACCGCCTGTGGGTGCTGCTGGAGGCGCCGCCCACCCCCGGCCACTACTGGTACACCGTCACAGGCACCAGGGTACAGCCTCAATTTGGCCTCATGATCTCGGTGAAGGAAATCAG GAGCATTCATCCTTACGACGGCGAACTGGCCGAGGCGAGACGAAAACGGATGAAGAAAAAGGCCAAGGGTGGAGCGCAGAGTGAGCTGGAGAGTGTGAGTGAGGTGCTGCAGGACTTTGCGGACCAGTTCACCAGCCTCAGACCTGCCACCATCCTCTCCACCATCACGTCTGCGATAAGTCTCTCCAACATCAAGGAAACTATCAG ATTCATCACCGTGCTGctcatgaccctggtgataggcTTGGTGACATTTCTCCGGGAGTCACATGTGGTTGGCTTGCGGTTTGTCAGGGAGGCGGGAATCTTCGTCCACAATGCAACACCATTTCTGCAGACCGTGTTGGGATTTTTCGAGAAGATTGTCGGTGGTCTTTACCTCCTGGTGGCAATGGTGTACCGGGACTTCCGGCGCCCCAGTGTTCCCCCGCCCAGgtttcccccacctcctccaccttccctcacctcaagTCCACCGAGACCCGCCACTGGACCTAGGGCAATCCAGTATGTCTCCCCTGAGCGCTGGGTCGTCAAAACACCGAACAATGACTTTACATAA
- the LOC127003409 gene encoding fatty-acid amide hydrolase 2-A-like isoform X1, which yields MAVTGLKEKAKRFRSHFRRHDNDSQEVAQTPLTVDRMKWVDVVLSAVRVVLEAVSRLIFGIMYHGNSQTPLPPITNLILLESATALATKIRTRKLTSEEVVKSFIARIREINPILNCVVDDRFEEALKDARAVDKLIESGTENEETLAKTKPFLGVPFTTKDCLAVKGLKQTAGLWVRRAMVAEEDADTVRVMREAGAIPLCVTNVSELCMWWESSNTIYGRTNNPYCTCRTVGGSSGGEGCLQASCGSPFGIGSDIGGSIRIPSFFNGIFGHKPTHGIVSNIGQEPVATGEAMEFLATGPMCRYVQDIIPMLKVLAAGNAHLLKLDQKVDIRNLRYFYIEDDGGSPLVTPVQSELRAAQHKIVKHLEKAYGIKAKKITLGKLKAAVPMYFSKLASVEEAHTFCQELALKKGSINVWMELLKWCLCCSKHTFPGLLLGVLEKLNNHHKQSDDFPKLLAMCADLKQEMKELLGDDGVLLFPSHPTVAPYHGQPLFRPFNFCYTAVINILLFPSTQCPLGLGSEGLPLGIQVVANHHQDHLTLAVASELEKAFGGWVCPSIVK from the exons ATGGCAGTCACTGGTCTGAAAGAAAAGGCCAAGCGGTTCCGCTCCCACTTCCGGCGCCATGATAATGATAGCCAGGAGGTGGCTCAGACCCCCCTCACAG TCGACAGAATGAAGTGGGTTGACGTTGTGCTGTCTGCTGTGAGGGTGGTGCTGGAGGCTGTGTCAAGGCTCATCTTTGGGATTATGTACCATGGCAATTCACAGACCCCTCTACCTCCCATCACCAACCTCATCCTGCTGGAGTCGGCCACGGCACTCGCCACAAAGATCAGGACAAGGAAG TTAACCAGTGAGGAAGTTGTCAAGTCCTTCATAGCACGCATCAGAGAGATCAATCCCATCTTGAACTGTGTGGTTGATGATCGCTTCGAGGAGGCTCTCAAAGATGCAAGAGCTGTCGATAAACTTATTGA ATCTGGCACAGAAAATGAGGAAACACTAGCGAAGACAAAGCCCTTCCTTGGCGTTCCTTTCACAACCAAAGACTGTTTAGCTGTGAAAG GCTTGAAACAGACAGCAGGTTTGTGGGTGCGGAGAGCTATGGTGGCCGAGGAGGACGCCGACACAGTGAGGGTGATGAGGGAGGCCGGTGCCATCCCTCTGTGTGTGACCAATGTCTCTGAGCTCTGCATGTGGTGGGAGAGCTCCAACACCATCTACGGCCGCACCAACAACCCTTACTGTACCTGTAGGACTGTTGGGGGGTCTTCTGGTGGGGAG GGCTGCCTCCAGGCTTCCTGCGGTTCTCCCTTCGGCATCGGTTCAGACATCGGTGGATCCATACGCATTCCGTCCTTTTTCAACGGAATATTTGGCCACAAACCTACTCATG GCATAGTGAGCAACATTGGGCAGGAGCCTGTGGCCACAGGGGAAGCCATGGAGTTCTTGGCCACGGGCCCCATGTGCAGGTACGTCCAGGACATCATCCCCATGTTGAAGGTCCTCGCTGCTGGCAATGCACACCTGCTCAAATTAGACCAAAAG GTGGACATTCGCAACCTCCGCTACTTCTACATCGAGGACGACGGCGGCTCCCCCCTGGTTACCCCCGTTCAGTCTGAGCTCCGCGCCGCCCAGCACAAGATTGTCAAGCACCTCGAGAAAGCTTACGGCATCAAGGCGAAGAAG ATCACACTGGGGAAACTGAAAGCCGCTGTTCCAATGTACTTCTCCAAGCTTGCTAGTGTGGAGGAGGCCCACACATTTTGTCAAGAACTAGCTCTGAAAAAG GGATCCATCAATGTGTGGATGGAGCTGTTGAAGTGGTGTCTGTGCTGCTCCAAACACACCTTCCCCGGCCTGCTGCTCGGCGTGCTGGAGAAGCTCAACAACCACCACAAACAGTCCGATGACTTCCCCAAACTCCTCGCCATGTGTGCCGACCTCAAGCAGGAGATGAAG GAGCTTCTTGGCGATGACGGTGTGTTGCTATTCCCAAGCCACCCCACCGTCGCCCCATACCACGGCCAGCCACTCTTCAGGCCCTTCAACTTCTGCTACACTGCcgtcatcaacatcctcctcttcccctccacacaGTGCCCCCTCGGCCTGGGCTCAGAAGGCTTGCCACTAGGGATCCAG GTCGTAGCaaaccaccaccaagaccacctgACTTTAGCTGTCGCCTCAGAGCTGGAGAAGGCCTTTGGTGGATGGGTTTGTCCCtcaatagtaaaataa
- the LOC127003409 gene encoding fatty-acid amide hydrolase 2-A-like isoform X2 has translation MEDWLGYLSLQPSGLTFPKPRRRKRQRKVDRMKWVDVVLSAVRVVLEAVSRLIFGIMYHGNSQTPLPPITNLILLESATALATKIRTRKLTSEEVVKSFIARIREINPILNCVVDDRFEEALKDARAVDKLIESGTENEETLAKTKPFLGVPFTTKDCLAVKGLKQTAGLWVRRAMVAEEDADTVRVMREAGAIPLCVTNVSELCMWWESSNTIYGRTNNPYCTCRTVGGSSGGEGCLQASCGSPFGIGSDIGGSIRIPSFFNGIFGHKPTHGIVSNIGQEPVATGEAMEFLATGPMCRYVQDIIPMLKVLAAGNAHLLKLDQKVDIRNLRYFYIEDDGGSPLVTPVQSELRAAQHKIVKHLEKAYGIKAKKITLGKLKAAVPMYFSKLASVEEAHTFCQELALKKGSINVWMELLKWCLCCSKHTFPGLLLGVLEKLNNHHKQSDDFPKLLAMCADLKQEMKELLGDDGVLLFPSHPTVAPYHGQPLFRPFNFCYTAVINILLFPSTQCPLGLGSEGLPLGIQVVANHHQDHLTLAVASELEKAFGGWVCPSIVK, from the exons ATGGAGGACTGGCTAGGTTACTTATCCCTACAGCCTTCGGGGCTCACCTTCCCCAAGCCCAGGAGGAGGAAACGGCAGAGAAAAG TCGACAGAATGAAGTGGGTTGACGTTGTGCTGTCTGCTGTGAGGGTGGTGCTGGAGGCTGTGTCAAGGCTCATCTTTGGGATTATGTACCATGGCAATTCACAGACCCCTCTACCTCCCATCACCAACCTCATCCTGCTGGAGTCGGCCACGGCACTCGCCACAAAGATCAGGACAAGGAAG TTAACCAGTGAGGAAGTTGTCAAGTCCTTCATAGCACGCATCAGAGAGATCAATCCCATCTTGAACTGTGTGGTTGATGATCGCTTCGAGGAGGCTCTCAAAGATGCAAGAGCTGTCGATAAACTTATTGA ATCTGGCACAGAAAATGAGGAAACACTAGCGAAGACAAAGCCCTTCCTTGGCGTTCCTTTCACAACCAAAGACTGTTTAGCTGTGAAAG GCTTGAAACAGACAGCAGGTTTGTGGGTGCGGAGAGCTATGGTGGCCGAGGAGGACGCCGACACAGTGAGGGTGATGAGGGAGGCCGGTGCCATCCCTCTGTGTGTGACCAATGTCTCTGAGCTCTGCATGTGGTGGGAGAGCTCCAACACCATCTACGGCCGCACCAACAACCCTTACTGTACCTGTAGGACTGTTGGGGGGTCTTCTGGTGGGGAG GGCTGCCTCCAGGCTTCCTGCGGTTCTCCCTTCGGCATCGGTTCAGACATCGGTGGATCCATACGCATTCCGTCCTTTTTCAACGGAATATTTGGCCACAAACCTACTCATG GCATAGTGAGCAACATTGGGCAGGAGCCTGTGGCCACAGGGGAAGCCATGGAGTTCTTGGCCACGGGCCCCATGTGCAGGTACGTCCAGGACATCATCCCCATGTTGAAGGTCCTCGCTGCTGGCAATGCACACCTGCTCAAATTAGACCAAAAG GTGGACATTCGCAACCTCCGCTACTTCTACATCGAGGACGACGGCGGCTCCCCCCTGGTTACCCCCGTTCAGTCTGAGCTCCGCGCCGCCCAGCACAAGATTGTCAAGCACCTCGAGAAAGCTTACGGCATCAAGGCGAAGAAG ATCACACTGGGGAAACTGAAAGCCGCTGTTCCAATGTACTTCTCCAAGCTTGCTAGTGTGGAGGAGGCCCACACATTTTGTCAAGAACTAGCTCTGAAAAAG GGATCCATCAATGTGTGGATGGAGCTGTTGAAGTGGTGTCTGTGCTGCTCCAAACACACCTTCCCCGGCCTGCTGCTCGGCGTGCTGGAGAAGCTCAACAACCACCACAAACAGTCCGATGACTTCCCCAAACTCCTCGCCATGTGTGCCGACCTCAAGCAGGAGATGAAG GAGCTTCTTGGCGATGACGGTGTGTTGCTATTCCCAAGCCACCCCACCGTCGCCCCATACCACGGCCAGCCACTCTTCAGGCCCTTCAACTTCTGCTACACTGCcgtcatcaacatcctcctcttcccctccacacaGTGCCCCCTCGGCCTGGGCTCAGAAGGCTTGCCACTAGGGATCCAG GTCGTAGCaaaccaccaccaagaccacctgACTTTAGCTGTCGCCTCAGAGCTGGAGAAGGCCTTTGGTGGATGGGTTTGTCCCtcaatagtaaaataa
- the LOC127003409 gene encoding fatty-acid amide hydrolase 2-A-like isoform X3, translated as MKWVDVVLSAVRVVLEAVSRLIFGIMYHGNSQTPLPPITNLILLESATALATKIRTRKLTSEEVVKSFIARIREINPILNCVVDDRFEEALKDARAVDKLIESGTENEETLAKTKPFLGVPFTTKDCLAVKGLKQTAGLWVRRAMVAEEDADTVRVMREAGAIPLCVTNVSELCMWWESSNTIYGRTNNPYCTCRTVGGSSGGEGCLQASCGSPFGIGSDIGGSIRIPSFFNGIFGHKPTHGIVSNIGQEPVATGEAMEFLATGPMCRYVQDIIPMLKVLAAGNAHLLKLDQKVDIRNLRYFYIEDDGGSPLVTPVQSELRAAQHKIVKHLEKAYGIKAKKITLGKLKAAVPMYFSKLASVEEAHTFCQELALKKGSINVWMELLKWCLCCSKHTFPGLLLGVLEKLNNHHKQSDDFPKLLAMCADLKQEMKELLGDDGVLLFPSHPTVAPYHGQPLFRPFNFCYTAVINILLFPSTQCPLGLGSEGLPLGIQVVANHHQDHLTLAVASELEKAFGGWVCPSIVK; from the exons ATGAAGTGGGTTGACGTTGTGCTGTCTGCTGTGAGGGTGGTGCTGGAGGCTGTGTCAAGGCTCATCTTTGGGATTATGTACCATGGCAATTCACAGACCCCTCTACCTCCCATCACCAACCTCATCCTGCTGGAGTCGGCCACGGCACTCGCCACAAAGATCAGGACAAGGAAG TTAACCAGTGAGGAAGTTGTCAAGTCCTTCATAGCACGCATCAGAGAGATCAATCCCATCTTGAACTGTGTGGTTGATGATCGCTTCGAGGAGGCTCTCAAAGATGCAAGAGCTGTCGATAAACTTATTGA ATCTGGCACAGAAAATGAGGAAACACTAGCGAAGACAAAGCCCTTCCTTGGCGTTCCTTTCACAACCAAAGACTGTTTAGCTGTGAAAG GCTTGAAACAGACAGCAGGTTTGTGGGTGCGGAGAGCTATGGTGGCCGAGGAGGACGCCGACACAGTGAGGGTGATGAGGGAGGCCGGTGCCATCCCTCTGTGTGTGACCAATGTCTCTGAGCTCTGCATGTGGTGGGAGAGCTCCAACACCATCTACGGCCGCACCAACAACCCTTACTGTACCTGTAGGACTGTTGGGGGGTCTTCTGGTGGGGAG GGCTGCCTCCAGGCTTCCTGCGGTTCTCCCTTCGGCATCGGTTCAGACATCGGTGGATCCATACGCATTCCGTCCTTTTTCAACGGAATATTTGGCCACAAACCTACTCATG GCATAGTGAGCAACATTGGGCAGGAGCCTGTGGCCACAGGGGAAGCCATGGAGTTCTTGGCCACGGGCCCCATGTGCAGGTACGTCCAGGACATCATCCCCATGTTGAAGGTCCTCGCTGCTGGCAATGCACACCTGCTCAAATTAGACCAAAAG GTGGACATTCGCAACCTCCGCTACTTCTACATCGAGGACGACGGCGGCTCCCCCCTGGTTACCCCCGTTCAGTCTGAGCTCCGCGCCGCCCAGCACAAGATTGTCAAGCACCTCGAGAAAGCTTACGGCATCAAGGCGAAGAAG ATCACACTGGGGAAACTGAAAGCCGCTGTTCCAATGTACTTCTCCAAGCTTGCTAGTGTGGAGGAGGCCCACACATTTTGTCAAGAACTAGCTCTGAAAAAG GGATCCATCAATGTGTGGATGGAGCTGTTGAAGTGGTGTCTGTGCTGCTCCAAACACACCTTCCCCGGCCTGCTGCTCGGCGTGCTGGAGAAGCTCAACAACCACCACAAACAGTCCGATGACTTCCCCAAACTCCTCGCCATGTGTGCCGACCTCAAGCAGGAGATGAAG GAGCTTCTTGGCGATGACGGTGTGTTGCTATTCCCAAGCCACCCCACCGTCGCCCCATACCACGGCCAGCCACTCTTCAGGCCCTTCAACTTCTGCTACACTGCcgtcatcaacatcctcctcttcccctccacacaGTGCCCCCTCGGCCTGGGCTCAGAAGGCTTGCCACTAGGGATCCAG GTCGTAGCaaaccaccaccaagaccacctgACTTTAGCTGTCGCCTCAGAGCTGGAGAAGGCCTTTGGTGGATGGGTTTGTCCCtcaatagtaaaataa